One genomic region from Xylocopa sonorina isolate GNS202 chromosome 8, iyXylSono1_principal, whole genome shotgun sequence encodes:
- the LOC143426131 gene encoding uncharacterized protein LOC143426131: MNKMCCIGLSLATRIISTYTMSLSILMINVLMSSYFSRVTDNDFFDFVESWGLVGLNWMHIVRNSQLERKAQTGAVFLLIYTISFLLASAYLALGSISRKPKCAVPWMYLQMISIIDQSVALSIHLTHGLQYDVYDQSVWYIPVSSVYLLFCAYLWAIVRAARKEWANELENCTDSPMTEATSVTQPDNGNGLKSPSFISQNFSMFQSPRPPTILPK, translated from the exons ATGAACAAGATGTGCTGTATAGGACTGTCTCTGGCCACAAGGATTATCAGTACCTACACCATG TCGCTCTCGATACTGATGATAAACGTGTTAATGAGCAGCTATTTCTCAAGAGTAACGGACAACGATTTCTTTGATTTCGTTGAAAGCTGGGGCCTGGTCGGTTTAAATTGGATGCATATTGTAAGAAACTCGCAACTAGAAAGGAAAG CTCAAACAGGCGCGGTGTTTCTCCTCATATACACAATATCGTTTCTACTGGCCAGCGCGTATCTCGCCTTAGGATCAATTTCC AGGAAACCTAAGTGCGCCGTGCCTTGGATGTATTTGCAAATGATTAGCATAATAGATCAGTCTGTGGCGCTGTCTATTCATCTGACGCACGGACTACAATACGATGTTTACGATCAATCAGTGTGGTACATTCCAGTGTCCAGTGTCTATCTAC TGTTCTGCGCGTACTTATGGGCGATCGTGCGAGCCGCCCGGAAGGAATGGGCGAACGAGCTAGAGAATTGTACAGATTCCCCGATGACGGAAGCCACATCAGTGACACAACCGGACAATGGTAACGGGCTGAAATCACCGTCGTTCATTTCCCAGAATTTTTCGATGTTCCAATCGCCGAGACCGCCAACGATTCTACCCAAATAG
- the LOC143426113 gene encoding uncharacterized protein LOC143426113, translated as MTVQDMDICLNISAEPAAKKATGKEADSILSLMRENKSKVAKSKDSSNTKSKIDSVKKTSPVKKRIKQKSLGTIVAQKLKANSTVSQGRSSVVQKKTIKQANIKRKEPWQEIPSNKESTKVNESDNKTDKSLLNRTDESFNEPIISFTKVTKENFGKTLLAKKRNTVDKKKTLSSIFSKQIKSANKNVSLLDSLKNVRQDEDVPEKESQQEFEKESKKPSDVSDKINIGRKKKKKQIEKSKDSSENIVEDKKNTHFSHKSVGKISSLFSHNPQVPNIGQRLVKPINEPVFTFTNQLGVTFSDLNVHPFMISNLEQNMHINKMTIVQQKAIPQILSGKDVLIRSQTGSGKTLAYALPIVECLHKIRPKLSRSSGLKALVVVPTRELALQTYECFLKLIKPFTWIVPGYLAGGEKRKAEKARLRKGCNILVGTPGRLLDHIKRTAALKLGDIKYFVLDEADRMFDMGYEKDISGIVSALKVSTPSENTSYDAMKMLRQNMKKVFTDADLEQLENSGNLNESQNKPDDSTTELNSAVSEDDVAKDNAIKKQVYHSSSDNDSDDGEPYVKTKKLGKRKIRSDSIEEKQCDASRSTTQQVENNDDDANESRKQTILLSATLTQAVEKLAGLAMDHPIFVDAAKENLETIGGDASELNEDLVVPQSIVQSYIVTPPKLRMVTLSAYIAGKCQSHGQHKILIFMATQDMVDYHTEILSAVLTKPVNEDDDDSDPLVDVEFFKLHGSMTQRDRTEVFKTFRQAKSGVLLCTDVAARGLDLPKVDCVIQYTGPTSARDYVHRIGRTARAGSSGSATIFLTPPEIEFVRMLESRRIRIRQENMDDVLDKLLGPLSKHSSVHSAAIALQNEFETVVIEDAKLREKACKAYTSWIRFYSSYPRDMREIFNRRTAHLGHYAKSFALRETPQRIGGIGTKIHRKDSTRQEHKNKLTNERPDGEPAKKQKRQGDEPRMGLLKRVRMLNTSEYDSGLEPAKKPKKA; from the exons ATGACAGTGCAAGACATGGATATTTGCCTGAATATTTCTGCAGAACCTGCTGCTAAAAAG GCAACAGGAAAAGAAGCTGATTCTATCCTCAGTTTAATGAGAGAGAACAAATCTAAGGTAGCGAAAAGTAAAGATTCGAGTAACACAAAGTCAAAAATCGATTCCGTTAAGAAAACCAGTCCCGTTAAAAAGAGAATTAAACAAAAGTCTTTAGGCACAATAGTCGCACAAAAGTTAAAAGCGAATAGCACAGTCAGTCAAGGTCGGTCTTCTGTTGTACAAAAAAAAACTATCAAGCAAGCAAATATTAAGCGCAAAGAACCGTGGCAAGAAATACCTAGTAATAAAGAATCTACAAAAGTAAATGAAAGCGATAACAAAACAGATAAATCTTTATTAAATAGAACCGATGAAAGTTTCAACGAACCTATTATATCATTTACTAAAGTTACCAAAGAAAATTTTGGCAAAACATTATTAGCGAAAAAGAGAAATACTGTAGATAAGAAGAAAACACTCTCGAGTATATTTTCAAAACAAATAAAGTCAGCAAATAAAAATGTTAGCCTCTTAGATTCATTAAAAAATGTAAGGCAAGATGAAGACGTTCCAGAAAAGGAAAGTCAACAAGAATTTGAAAAAGAATCGAAAAAACCTTCCGATGTATCGGACAAGATAAATAttgggaggaagaagaagaaaaagcaaatagaaaaatcaaaagATAGTAGTGAAAATATTGTAGAAGATAAAAAGAATACGCACTTCTCTCATAAATCTGTTGGAAAAATATCTTCTTTATTCAGTCATAATCCACAAGTACCAAACATTGGACAAAGATTAGTGAAACCAATAAACGAACCAGTATTTACTTTTACTAATCAATTGGGAGTAACTTTTAGCGATCTTAATGTTCATCCTTTCATG ATATCTAACTTAGAACAAAACATGCATATAAATAAAATGACTATAGTTCAACAGAAAGCGATTCCCCAGATACTATCtgggaaagatgttctaattaGATCTCAAACTGGTTCCGGAAAAACACTAGCATATGCTTTGCCTATAGTTGAATGTTTGCATAAGATTAGACCGAAGTTAAGTAGGAGTAGTGGCTTGAAAGCTCTTGTAGTTGTACCGACAAGAGAATTGGCACTACAGACATACGAATGTTTTTTGAAATTAATAAAA CCATTTACGTGGATTGTGCCAGGATATCTGGCAGGGGGTGAAAAAAGAAAAGCGGAAAAGGCTAGATTACGAAAGGGGTGTAATATTTTAGTTGGTACACCGGGTAGATTATTGGATCATATAAAACGAACGGCAGCTCTCAAATTGGGCGATATCAAATACTTTGTTTTAGACGAGGCGGATAGAATGTTTGATATGGGATACGAAAAAGATATATCTGG GATAGTAAGTGCATTGAAAGTATCAACTCCGAGTGAAAATACGAGTTACGATGCAATGAAAATGTTACGACAAAATATGAAAAAAGTCTTTACCGATGCGGATCTCGAGCAATTAGAAAACAGTGGCAATTTAAATGAATCGCAGAACAAGCCAGACGACTCGACTACTGAATTAAACAGTGCAGTTTCAGAAGACGACGTGGCAAAAGATAATGCTATAAAAAAACAAGTGTATCATTCCAGCAGCGATAATGATTCTGACGACGGCGAACCTTATGTAAAGACAAAGAAATTAGGTAAACGGAAAATTCGCTCAGATTCCATTGAAGAGAAACAATGCGATGCATCGAGAAGTACTACGCAACAAGTAGAAAATAATGACGATGACGCGAACGAGTCGAGGAAGCAAACAATTTTACTTTCCGCAACATTGACACAGGCGGTCGAAAAATTAGCAGGTCTCGCTATGGATCATCCGATTTTCGTTGATGCAGCCAAAGAAAACTTAGAAACGATCGGCGGTGACGCCAGCGAGCTTAACGAGGATTTAGTGGTCCCGCAAAGTATAGTCCAGAGCTACATTGTCACGCCACCCAAATTGAGGATGGTTACCTTAAGTGCTTACATCGCGGGAAAGTGCCAG AGCCATGGCCAGCATAAAATATTGATATTTATGGCTACCCAAGATATGGTCGATTATCACACGGAGATCTTATCAGCCGTGCTAACTAAGCCCGTcaacgaagacgacgacgactcTGATCCTTTGGTCGACGTGGAATTCTTCAAGTTGCACGGTAGCATGACTCAAAGGGATCGGACCGAGGTTTTCAAAACCTTCAGACAGGCGAAGAGCGGAGTTCTACTCTGTACG GATGTTGCAGCTCGGGGACTGGATCTGCCAAAAGTGGACTGCGTGATTCAGTACACAGGGCCAACTTCTGCCAGGGATTACGTTCATCGAATCGGAAGAACCGCGAGAGCTGGTTCTTCCGGTTCGGCGACAATCTTTTTAACGCCGCCGGAAATCGAATTCGTGCGAATGCTCGAGTCCAGACGTATCAGAATCAGGCAAGAGAACATGGACGATGTTCTGGACAAATTATTGGGTCCCCTGTCGAAACACTCTTCCGTCCACAGCGCTGCGATTGCGCTCCAAAATGAGTTCGAGACCGTGGTGATCGAAGACGCGAAGCTTCGTGAGAAAGCGTGCAAAG CGTACACCTCCTGGATACGTTTCTACTCTAGCTACCCCCGCGACATGCGGGAAATCTTCAACCGCAGGACCGCCCATTTGGGTCACTATGCCAAAAGCTTCGCGCTGAGGGAAACTCCTCAACGTATCGGTGGAATTGGGACGAAGATCCATCGCAAGGACAGCACGAGGCAAGAGCACAAGAACAAGCTGACGAACGAAAG